Proteins found in one Methylophilaceae bacterium genomic segment:
- a CDS encoding DUF1365 domain-containing protein produces MGITSAKVLMGKVMHTRLVPKKHAFQYGIYYMALPLSQLNEMPLAYNRFAALSFFDKDHGPCDGSSLENWARNLLAQHDIQADGEITLVCMPRVLGYVFNPVSFWLCQDKSGQIRAVLCEVHNTFGERHTYLCAHQDSRPVTELSLLFAEKLFHVSPFFEREGHYEFRFDVHDDVFNVVINLHHEEGYKQLVTALSGKLQALTKSSLRYVFWHYPLVTLKAIIMIHWHAVQLMFKGVKYVPKPPQKPQKISTTL; encoded by the coding sequence GTGGGAATAACCAGCGCAAAAGTATTGATGGGCAAAGTGATGCATACTCGCTTAGTACCAAAAAAACATGCTTTTCAGTATGGCATTTATTACATGGCTTTACCGCTTTCACAGCTCAATGAGATGCCCCTTGCTTATAATCGATTTGCCGCATTGAGTTTTTTTGATAAAGATCATGGGCCTTGTGACGGCAGCTCATTAGAAAATTGGGCGCGTAATTTATTAGCGCAACACGACATTCAAGCGGATGGTGAAATTACCTTGGTTTGTATGCCACGGGTGCTGGGTTATGTGTTTAATCCTGTCAGTTTTTGGTTGTGTCAGGATAAAAGTGGGCAAATTCGTGCGGTGCTGTGCGAAGTGCATAACACCTTTGGTGAGCGCCATACCTATCTTTGTGCGCACCAAGATAGTCGCCCAGTCACTGAGTTAAGCCTGTTGTTTGCAGAGAAATTATTTCATGTCTCACCATTTTTTGAGCGTGAAGGTCATTATGAATTTCGGTTTGATGTGCACGACGATGTCTTTAATGTTGTGATTAATTTGCACCATGAAGAAGGATACAAACAGCTGGTTACTGCCCTATCAGGTAAATTGCAAGCATTAACAAAATCTAGTTTACGCTATGTATTTTGGCATTATCCATTGGTCACATTAAAAGCCATTATCATGATTCATTGGCATGCAGTGCAGCTCATGTTTAAAGGTGTTAAATATGTGCCAAAACCTCCGCAAAAACCACAAAAAATTAGCACAACGCTGTAA
- a CDS encoding NAD(P)-binding protein, translating into MMKIAIIGTGISGLGAAYLLHQEHDIVVYEKNAYIGGHSRTIDIPVEHGTLPVDTGFIVFNDWNYPNLLGLFNQINVPYQKSDMSFGVSINQGWLEYSSGGLFAQRKNILRPQYWRMLLDVFKFNKQALAYINQDPSISLGDCLDRLKMGAWFKQYYILAMGAAIWSCPVDTIMKFPAQTFLRFFKNHGLLSINDRPQWYTVTGGSREYKQRLVASFQEHILLNNGATKVTQKGKQIEVIDSHGAARLFDHVIFACHADEALQMINAPTPDETAVLSCFQYQHNAIIVHSDASFMPQHKQCWASWVYLSEPQNNTTGVSLSYWMNNLQSLDTTIPVIITLNPARRPKEALIMDEHSFSHPIFDYNAIVAQDKIADIQGKRQLWFCGAYQRYGFHEDGLLSAVNVVKSLGGSIPWE; encoded by the coding sequence GTGATGAAAATTGCAATTATTGGCACGGGCATATCAGGTTTAGGGGCAGCTTATTTGCTGCATCAAGAACATGACATTGTTGTGTATGAAAAAAACGCCTACATTGGTGGGCACAGTCGAACAATCGATATTCCTGTAGAGCATGGCACTTTACCCGTTGATACGGGTTTTATTGTATTTAATGATTGGAATTATCCAAATTTATTGGGTTTATTTAATCAAATAAACGTGCCCTATCAAAAGAGCGATATGTCATTTGGCGTGAGTATCAATCAAGGCTGGCTAGAATATAGTTCTGGGGGTTTGTTTGCCCAACGTAAAAACATATTGCGTCCGCAATATTGGCGCATGCTGCTCGATGTCTTTAAATTTAATAAACAAGCGCTAGCCTATATCAATCAAGATCCATCTATTAGCCTTGGTGACTGCTTGGACAGATTAAAGATGGGCGCGTGGTTTAAACAGTATTATATTTTAGCCATGGGCGCGGCCATTTGGAGTTGTCCGGTCGATACCATTATGAAGTTTCCGGCACAGACTTTTTTGCGGTTTTTTAAAAATCACGGCTTACTTAGCATTAATGATAGGCCGCAATGGTATACCGTTACGGGTGGCAGTCGTGAATATAAACAGCGGTTAGTTGCGTCGTTTCAAGAGCATATTTTGTTAAATAATGGTGCAACCAAAGTAACGCAAAAAGGCAAACAAATTGAAGTCATTGATTCACACGGCGCAGCGCGCTTATTCGACCATGTTATTTTTGCTTGTCATGCAGATGAAGCGTTGCAAATGATCAATGCGCCAACGCCAGACGAAACAGCGGTTCTGTCGTGCTTTCAGTATCAACACAATGCCATTATTGTGCATTCTGATGCTAGTTTTATGCCGCAGCATAAACAATGTTGGGCTAGCTGGGTTTATCTATCAGAGCCACAAAATAACACCACAGGCGTTTCACTTAGTTATTGGATGAACAATCTGCAAAGTTTAGATACAACAATACCCGTCATTATTACCCTCAATCCTGCCCGTCGCCCAAAAGAGGCGTTGATTATGGATGAGCATTCTTTTTCGCATCCCATTTTTGATTACAATGCCATTGTTGCCCAAGACAAGATTGCCGATATTCAAGGCAAGCGCCAGCTGTGGTTTTGTGGAGCCTACCAACGCTATGGTTTTCATGAAGATGGATTATTAAGTGCTGTTAACGTGGTTAAAAGCTTAGGAGGGTCGATTCCGTGGGAATAA
- a CDS encoding HAMP domain-containing histidine kinase: MTNNLKVAKGHSYANSSSFKMALLFTVLCGLSLFILGYFGYFFARGHFIHGTEAVIDTEIRYLAAEPPVDSLMLEKKIEDRLLIPFSANGKPPALLSGNIERLKEGMIVFEHPDSHQIYAGKIHTYDNNQKLLVAIDITATKRAFLFMQWLSMISIALIILVVLASYMISVFVARGTNRIATTAQHIMTTGDLSQRLEVSSHWDDLGKMSTTLNLMLDRIESLMIGLRQMSDNIAHDLRTPLTRLRNHIEASSQAGDDSKNEMLLDEADKLLTTFNALLRISRIETEKKREHFTPLALRLLIEDVIAFYEPLAEMKHITFHQQLADISLVGDKDLLFQAYANIIDNAIKYTPEHGMITITMQTEGEFAVVSVEDTGGGIANSDVDKVFQRFYRGDISRSSAGTGLGLSLVKAVFDLHNGQLLLKNTDKGLRFITKL, from the coding sequence ATGACGAATAACCTAAAAGTAGCCAAGGGCCATAGTTATGCCAATAGTTCTAGCTTTAAAATGGCATTGCTTTTTACCGTATTGTGCGGATTGTCTCTGTTTATTTTAGGTTACTTTGGCTATTTTTTTGCGCGCGGTCATTTCATTCATGGCACAGAAGCGGTAATCGACACTGAAATAAGATACCTTGCCGCTGAGCCCCCCGTCGACAGTCTCATGCTTGAAAAAAAAATAGAAGACCGATTATTGATACCTTTTAGTGCCAACGGTAAACCGCCAGCTTTATTGTCGGGCAATATTGAGCGTTTAAAAGAAGGCATGATTGTTTTTGAGCATCCCGATTCACATCAAATATATGCTGGCAAAATTCATACCTATGACAACAATCAGAAACTGCTGGTTGCTATTGATATTACCGCAACCAAGCGCGCGTTTCTTTTTATGCAATGGCTGAGCATGATTAGTATTGCGTTAATTATATTGGTGGTACTAGCCAGCTATATGATTAGTGTATTTGTAGCAAGAGGCACTAATAGAATTGCCACCACTGCACAACATATCATGACTACTGGTGATTTATCTCAACGCTTAGAAGTGAGTTCGCATTGGGATGATTTAGGCAAAATGTCGACCACACTCAACTTAATGTTGGATAGAATTGAGTCGCTGATGATAGGCCTCAGACAAATGTCAGACAATATAGCGCATGATTTACGCACGCCTCTCACGCGTTTGCGAAATCATATCGAGGCTAGCAGTCAGGCGGGCGACGATAGCAAAAATGAAATGTTGTTAGATGAAGCAGACAAACTATTGACTACCTTTAATGCCTTATTACGTATTTCACGTATCGAAACAGAAAAAAAACGAGAGCACTTTACACCATTAGCATTGCGATTATTAATAGAAGATGTGATAGCTTTTTATGAGCCATTGGCTGAAATGAAGCACATTACTTTTCATCAGCAATTGGCCGATATCTCGCTTGTGGGTGACAAAGATTTGTTATTTCAAGCCTATGCCAACATTATAGATAATGCGATTAAATATACCCCTGAGCACGGCATGATTACCATTACCATGCAAACGGAAGGAGAATTTGCTGTGGTATCAGTTGAAGATACGGGCGGTGGTATTGCTAATAGTGATGTAGACAAAGTATTTCAACGTTTTTACCGCGGCGATATCAGTCGCTCATCAGCAGGTACTGGTTTGGGTTTAAGTTTGGTGAAGGCTGTTTTTGATTTACACAATGGACAACTGTTATTAAAAAATACCGACAAAGGTTTGCGATTTATTACAAAATTGTAA
- a CDS encoding response regulator transcription factor: MRILIIEDDDDVAAFIAKGLKEARHFAEVASNGKEGLLLATTADYDALIVDRMLPGLDGLSVIKALRALDNPVPILILSALGDVEDRVNGLRSGGDDYLIKPFAFSELLARIEILGRRQHQQAQPAILRAGDLEVDLMTRKVTRNRLCIELQSREFTLLEYLLKHKNQVVTRTMLLENVWDYHFDPQTNVIDVHISRLRSKIDKGFDVSIIQTVRGAGYIIETNDE; this comes from the coding sequence ATGCGCATATTAATTATTGAAGACGATGACGATGTGGCCGCTTTTATTGCAAAAGGGCTAAAAGAAGCACGCCATTTTGCGGAAGTAGCGTCCAATGGAAAAGAGGGGTTATTGCTCGCTACAACAGCAGATTATGACGCACTGATTGTGGATCGTATGTTGCCCGGCTTAGATGGTTTATCTGTGATTAAAGCGCTACGCGCATTGGATAATCCAGTACCTATTTTAATTTTAAGCGCGCTTGGTGATGTGGAAGATCGAGTCAATGGCTTGCGATCAGGCGGTGATGATTACCTTATTAAACCATTTGCATTTAGTGAGTTATTAGCGCGCATCGAAATTTTAGGACGTCGACAACATCAACAAGCGCAGCCAGCCATATTGCGCGCAGGTGATTTAGAAGTCGATTTAATGACGCGCAAAGTGACGCGAAATAGGTTATGCATTGAGTTGCAATCAAGAGAGTTTACTTTGCTTGAATATTTGCTAAAACACAAAAATCAAGTTGTGACACGCACGATGTTGTTGGAGAACGTATGGGACTATCATTTTGATCCACAAACCAATGTGATTGATGTGCACATTAGTCGTTTGCGTAGCAAAATTGATAAAGGCTTTGATGTGTCGATTATCCAAACAGTGCGCGGTGCTGGTTATATTATAGAAACCAATGACGAATAA
- a CDS encoding peptide chain release factor 3 — protein MSSLKKEINRRRTFAIISHPDAGKTTLTEKLLWFGGAIQVAGEVRGRKAARHATSDWMELEKQRGISVTSSVMQFPYREHMINLLDTPGHDDFSEDTYRTLTAVDSAVMVIDSVNGVEAQTIKLLNVCRMRDTPIITFINKLDRESREPIELLDEIETTLGMECAPMTWPIGMGKTFRGVYSLVNDTIFFFDPRAEKGTSEVIQGLDNPRLDVLIGTQADNLRVDIELVRGASHAFDKARYLSGKQTPVFFGSAVNNFGVQSLLDAVVDLSPAPQPRMTATREVTADEDKFSGFVFKIQANMDPKHRDRIAFLRLCSGRFERGMKVKQVASGKILNVNNAITFMAQDRTIMDEAYSGDIIGIPNHGTIKLGDTFTTNESLKFIGIPSFAPEFFRRARIQNPMKMKQLQIGLKQLAEEGAAQLFRPLLTNDLVLGAVGMLQFDVVKHRLEHEYGVDMIFEPFDCYTVRWLHGSDDDLKAIADKYGFNVGLDGADDYVYLAPNRVNLQMAQERYPEIQFAETREIA, from the coding sequence ATGAGTAGCCTTAAAAAAGAAATTAACCGCCGTCGTACGTTTGCTATTATCTCTCACCCAGACGCTGGTAAAACCACATTGACAGAAAAACTATTGTGGTTTGGTGGCGCTATTCAAGTAGCTGGTGAAGTGCGTGGACGCAAAGCGGCGCGGCACGCCACCTCTGACTGGATGGAATTAGAAAAGCAACGTGGCATTTCTGTCACCTCTTCTGTTATGCAATTTCCTTATCGCGAACACATGATTAACTTGCTGGATACCCCAGGTCATGACGATTTTTCAGAGGACACCTATCGCACACTAACAGCGGTTGATTCAGCTGTGATGGTGATTGATTCGGTCAATGGCGTAGAAGCACAAACGATTAAATTACTGAACGTATGCCGCATGCGGGACACCCCCATCATTACTTTTATCAATAAATTAGATCGTGAAAGTCGCGAGCCCATTGAATTACTTGACGAAATCGAAACGACATTAGGTATGGAATGTGCGCCAATGACTTGGCCAATTGGTATGGGAAAAACCTTCCGCGGCGTTTATAGCTTAGTCAATGATACGATTTTCTTTTTTGACCCACGCGCAGAAAAAGGCACTTCAGAAGTCATTCAAGGACTCGATAATCCACGTTTGGATGTATTAATCGGTACTCAGGCAGACAATTTAAGGGTAGATATTGAATTAGTGCGCGGTGCGTCACACGCATTTGATAAAGCACGTTATTTAAGCGGCAAGCAAACACCTGTCTTTTTTGGCTCTGCGGTAAATAATTTTGGTGTGCAATCGTTATTGGATGCGGTAGTAGACTTATCGCCCGCACCACAGCCACGCATGACAGCCACGAGAGAAGTGACTGCCGATGAAGATAAATTTTCTGGCTTTGTATTCAAAATTCAAGCCAATATGGATCCAAAACACCGCGATAGAATTGCGTTTTTACGTTTATGTTCTGGTCGGTTTGAACGTGGAATGAAAGTCAAACAAGTCGCATCAGGCAAAATACTAAATGTGAATAATGCCATTACTTTTATGGCGCAAGACCGTACCATCATGGATGAAGCCTATTCTGGTGACATTATTGGCATACCCAATCATGGCACGATTAAATTGGGTGATACATTTACTACAAATGAAAGCTTAAAATTTATCGGCATTCCTTCTTTTGCCCCTGAATTTTTCCGCCGCGCTCGCATACAAAACCCCATGAAAATGAAGCAATTGCAAATTGGGCTTAAGCAGCTAGCCGAAGAAGGTGCCGCTCAATTATTCCGCCCCTTGTTAACCAATGATTTGGTATTGGGCGCAGTGGGCATGTTGCAGTTTGATGTGGTTAAACATAGATTAGAGCATGAATATGGTGTGGATATGATTTTTGAGCCTTTTGATTGTTACACCGTTCGCTGGTTACATGGCTCTGATGATGATTTAAAAGCGATTGCCGATAAATATGGTTTTAATGTTGGCTTAGATGGCGCAGATGATTATGTTTATCTGGCGCCTAACCGCGTCAACTTACAAATGGCACAAGAGCGCTATCCGGAAATTCAGTTTGCTGAAACACGTGAAATCGCTTAA
- a CDS encoding ATP-binding cassette domain-containing protein — protein sequence MIQFKNITIARGIKVLIQAASLQLHPGHKVGLTGANGAGKSSLFAMLRGELEADKGDLDIPSSWVIGHVAQETPALSISALQFVLEGDEELHRIENALLEAEANEQGERIAELHGRLSEIDGYAAKARAASLLNGLGFSQTDLQNSVSSFSGGWRVRLNLARALMCRSDLLLLDEPTNHLDLEAVIWLENWLKNYNGTLLLISHDRDFLDAIVNHIAHIEFQTLVLYKGAYSDFERQRAEKMALQQAMYEKQQHKVAHLHKYIDRFKAQATKARQAQSRIKALERMEMTSAAHVDSQFSFNFRPPSSAPEPLLAISDIDVGYANKPILNNVSLTVRPKERIGLLGPNGAGKSTLIKLLAGELSANSGKRVLGKDLNIGYFAQHQLEQLRAEESPLQHMQRLDKNATEQELLNYLGGFDFRGDMARAPCEKFSGGEKSRLALALLIWTRPSLLLLDEPTNHLDLEMRHALTLALQAFEGGVVLISHDRSLLRTTCDQFLLVANGKATIFDGDLEDYAAWIAEQRSQASVAAVQEMASSDKKNDYAQNKRERQTRIAERRPLIKESEQIEKDIAKWQSEKSACDARLNDAALYENTDKTELQALLKLQSALTSNITQAEERWLHVQEQLEMLPEMHT from the coding sequence TTGATTCAATTTAAAAATATCACTATCGCACGTGGCATTAAGGTACTCATTCAAGCGGCTTCATTGCAATTGCACCCAGGACACAAAGTCGGTTTAACGGGCGCAAACGGCGCAGGAAAATCCAGCTTATTTGCTATGCTACGTGGCGAACTAGAGGCTGATAAAGGCGACTTGGATATACCGTCAAGCTGGGTCATTGGTCATGTCGCGCAAGAAACACCGGCTTTAAGTATTTCTGCGCTACAGTTTGTTTTGGAAGGTGATGAAGAATTACATCGCATAGAAAATGCGTTGCTAGAAGCAGAAGCAAATGAGCAGGGTGAGCGCATTGCTGAGTTACACGGGCGTTTATCTGAAATAGACGGCTATGCAGCTAAAGCGCGTGCGGCCAGCCTACTTAATGGTCTGGGATTTAGTCAAACCGATTTACAAAATAGCGTTTCCTCATTTTCAGGCGGCTGGCGTGTGCGTTTGAATTTGGCGCGTGCTTTAATGTGTCGCTCTGATTTATTGTTATTAGATGAACCAACCAATCACTTGGATTTAGAGGCAGTTATTTGGCTAGAAAATTGGTTAAAAAACTACAATGGCACTTTACTATTGATTTCGCATGATAGAGATTTTTTAGATGCCATTGTTAATCATATTGCCCATATTGAATTCCAAACACTGGTTTTGTATAAAGGTGCTTATAGCGATTTTGAGCGCCAACGCGCAGAAAAGATGGCATTGCAACAAGCCATGTATGAAAAGCAACAGCACAAAGTAGCGCACTTGCACAAATATATTGACCGTTTTAAGGCGCAAGCGACTAAAGCAAGGCAGGCACAGAGCCGAATAAAAGCGTTAGAACGTATGGAAATGACAAGTGCCGCTCACGTAGACTCACAATTCAGCTTTAATTTTAGACCGCCATCCAGTGCGCCAGAGCCTTTATTGGCGATTAGCGATATTGATGTTGGCTATGCCAATAAACCCATTTTAAACAATGTGTCACTGACCGTCAGGCCAAAAGAGCGGATTGGCTTACTGGGGCCGAATGGAGCAGGTAAATCGACATTAATTAAATTACTTGCTGGTGAGTTGAGTGCCAATTCAGGTAAACGGGTGTTGGGTAAAGATTTAAATATTGGTTATTTTGCACAGCATCAATTAGAGCAGTTACGTGCGGAAGAATCACCATTGCAACACATGCAACGCTTGGACAAAAACGCAACTGAACAAGAGCTACTTAATTATTTGGGTGGCTTTGATTTTCGTGGCGATATGGCTAGAGCGCCTTGTGAAAAATTTTCAGGCGGCGAAAAATCACGTCTGGCATTAGCGTTGTTAATTTGGACGCGGCCTAGTTTGTTATTGTTAGATGAGCCAACTAATCACTTAGATTTAGAAATGCGCCATGCGCTAACGCTGGCATTACAAGCGTTTGAGGGGGGTGTGGTGTTAATTTCCCATGATCGTTCGTTATTGCGTACCACCTGTGATCAATTCTTATTGGTCGCCAATGGCAAAGCAACCATATTCGATGGTGATTTAGAGGATTATGCCGCTTGGATAGCAGAGCAACGTAGCCAAGCATCAGTGGCTGCTGTTCAGGAGATGGCTTCATCTGACAAGAAAAATGATTACGCGCAGAATAAACGAGAGCGTCAGACCAGAATAGCAGAACGCAGACCGCTGATTAAAGAATCTGAACAAATAGAAAAAGATATTGCCAAATGGCAATCAGAAAAATCGGCTTGCGATGCACGTTTAAATGATGCCGCTTTGTATGAAAATACAGATAAAACAGAATTGCAGGCTTTGCTAAAACTGCAATCTGCGTTAACGTCTAATATTACACAAGCAGAAGAGCGCTGGCTTCATGTGCAAGAGCAGCTAGAAATGCTACCTGAAATGCATACCTAA